One genomic segment of Arthrobacter sp. JZ12 includes these proteins:
- a CDS encoding MBL fold metallo-hydrolase — MRTITTNCYQLQRSRGANGYLIRAGEHTAVVDPGMDGAFDSLLGELRDAGPIIGPVTDILLTHYDADHAQVALRLQRELGATVWLGAADAAILRRDVPPPTRFRRVLFRLMPTRLPDSVSELDGERDLFEGVKTFPIPGHTPGQIAFQFGDVMFTGDAVRVHRDGRIERFYAALNSDNPLAARTTAALQELIDGGTVGWVCPGHNPPARVGTQP; from the coding sequence GTGCGAACCATCACCACCAACTGCTACCAGTTGCAGCGTTCGCGCGGCGCCAACGGATACCTTATCCGGGCGGGTGAGCACACCGCCGTCGTTGATCCCGGCATGGACGGTGCCTTCGACAGCCTGCTGGGTGAACTACGGGATGCGGGCCCGATTATCGGCCCGGTCACCGACATACTGCTCACCCACTACGACGCCGACCACGCCCAGGTGGCTCTTCGCCTGCAGCGTGAGTTGGGTGCAACCGTGTGGCTCGGGGCCGCGGATGCGGCGATCCTGCGCCGGGACGTGCCGCCGCCTACCCGCTTCCGCCGTGTCCTGTTCAGGCTGATGCCCACCAGGCTTCCCGATTCGGTGTCTGAGCTCGACGGCGAACGTGACCTGTTCGAGGGTGTGAAGACTTTTCCCATCCCTGGTCACACTCCAGGGCAGATTGCCTTCCAATTCGGCGATGTCATGTTCACCGGTGACGCGGTACGGGTGCACCGCGATGGCCGGATTGAGCGCTTCTACGCGGCCCTGAACAGCGACAATCCGTTGGCAGCCAGAACGACGGCGGCACTGCAGGAGCTGATCGACGGCGGGACCGTGGGCTGGGTCTGCCCCGGGCACAATCCCCCAGCCCGTGTGGGAACCCAGCCCTGA